The Plasmodium yoelii strain 17X genome assembly, chromosome: 8 genome includes a region encoding these proteins:
- a CDS encoding splicing factor 3A subunit 3, putative, with product MSQFLIEQIRYLHEEIELIEKAIAELINDKVKNNKKHIFYDYCINYLVEKIQNKSKQLVEIYKDDDNLKKEEIQFISGKTNEENDVWKNYYERIKYIKDYHKKTNIKKIEITNYKLYKNEALKNNKLKYAFSPLEKKGKYVDMIKHYNEFINIKKIKEFRINMFKKKYNLKNPGVEKKNNNTIFLNSFKEISLITYLNNFTRFYYIPRYCKYKNEEYKNYLKNLLNYLISFFSKINILVNCEKTYEQYENKFKELFQNKQIKSWEKFTYDLNYYCKINDKLYASDGTYQGYLKSKKYDEEFKKYMKKKYTIDELQLIKENIEKEDELIAKYEYLIENYKILLNKIFQKTIQNMQRKQAFTIEEIEKRQKNEKINEKKNEKNKISNDHLLSISDNLVNDIQHVENVENIFNPNSVVSSSSYDTSDLGSEIDENEEQDNEETDKDENKTIYNPLNLPLGHDNKPIPYWLYKLHGLSKEYKCEICGNYSYFGRSAFEKHFYEWRHSFGMKCLNIPNTLHFKEITKIEDALNLYEKLKKETQTIQFKPDHEIECEDSKGNVMNAKAYDDLKRQGLL from the coding sequence atgtctcaATTTTTGATAGAACAAATTAGATATTTGCATGAAGAAATTGAGCTTATAGAAAAAGCAATTGCAGAACTAATTAATgataaagtaaaaaataataaaaaacatattttttatgattattgtataaattatttagtTGAAAAGATTCAAAATAAATCTAAACAACTTGTAGAAATTTATAAAgatgatgataatttaaaaaaagaagagaTCCAATTTATTTCAGGAAAAAccaatgaagaaaatgatgtttggaaaaattattatgaaagaattaaatatataaaagattatcataaaaaaacaaatataaaaaaaatagaaataacaaattataaattatataaaaatgaagcattaaaaaataataaactaaAATATGCTTTTTCTCCTCtagaaaaaaaaggaaaatatgtAGACATGATTaaacattataatgaatttattaatattaaaaaaattaaagaatttcgtataaatatgtttaaaaaaaaatataatttaaaaaaccCTGgtgtagaaaaaaaaaataataatacaatttttttaaacagcTTTAAAGAAATAAGTCTAATAACATACCTTAATAATTTTACACGATTCTATTATATTCCTAGATattgtaaatataaaaatgaagaatataaaaattatttaaaaaatttactaaattatttaatatcatttttttcaaaaataaatatattggtaaattgtgaaaaaacATATGAACAATAtgaaaacaaatttaaagaattgtttcaaaataaacaaatcaAATCTTGGGAAAAATTTACttatgatttaaattattattgtaaaattaatgataaattatatgcatCTGATGGAACATATCAAGGATATttaaaaagcaaaaaatatgatgaagagtttaaaaaatatatgaaaaaaaaatatactattGATGAATTGCAACtaattaaagaaaatatagaaaaagaaGATGAACTAATTgcaaaatatgaatatttaattgaaaattataaaatacttttaaataaaatatttcaaaaaacgATACAAAATATGCAAAGAAAACAAGCATTTACAATTGAAGAGATagaaaaaagacaaaaaaatgaaaaaataaatgaaaaaaaaaatgaaaaaaataaaatatctaaTGATCATTTATTAAGTATATCTGATAATCTGGTAAATGATATTCAACATGttgaaaatgttgaaaatatttttaatccGAATTCGGTTGTATCTTCATCAAGTTATGATACATCTGATCTTGGCTCAGAAATAGATGAAAACGAAGAACAAGATAATGAAGAAACTGataaagatgaaaataaaacaatttataATCCATTAAATTTACCATTAGGACATGATAATAAACCTATACCATATTGGTTATATAAATTACATGGATTATCCAAAGAATATAAATGTGAAATATGTGgaaattattcatattttggTCGATCAGCTTTtgaaaaacatttttatgaGTGGAGACATTCATTTGGTATGAAATGCTTAAATATACCCAATACATTACATTTTAAAGAAATTACAAAAATTGAGGATGCTTTAAATCTgtatgaaaaattaaaaaaagaaacacAAACAATTCAATTTAAACCAGATCATGAAATAGAATGTGAAGATTCGAAGGGAAATGTTATGAACGCTAAGGCTTATGATGATTTAAAAAGGCAAGGCTTATTGTAA
- a CDS encoding telomeric repeat binding factor 1, putative has product MGEKSPCVLTEKKETIKGTYIKKKKKEKIYRSYVRWEKREVELLVNGIKKYGLSNWTAILQSYDFPKYRTSTSLKDKYRNFKKVFFI; this is encoded by the exons ATGG gtgAAAAATCCCCGTGTGTGTTAACTGAGAAAAAGGAAACCATAAAAGGAACATATAttaagaaaaagaaaaaagaa AAAATATACAGGAGCTATGTTAGATGGGAGAAAAGAGAAGTTGAACTTCTTGTTAATGGAATAAAg AAATATGGGTTATCAAACTGGACTGCAATTCTACAATCTTACGATTTCCCAAAATACAG aaCAAGTACAAGTTTGAAAGACAAATATCGGAACTTTAAaaaagttttttttatataa